One genomic region from Equus caballus isolate H_3958 breed thoroughbred chromosome 4, TB-T2T, whole genome shotgun sequence encodes:
- the AGAP3 gene encoding arf-GAP with GTPase, ANK repeat and PH domain-containing protein 3 isoform X11 codes for MEQGRPPGDNYSQERPAGCRRALSVCDSLDVHGAPADRAAAALQAALCAAREQPARPRSVCSGASGRSPAGPRSLLLGLLRPRLGRRGPADGPPPAPGPEPAGRPGSAASTPASSPAPSPAPARRSRPRGSPAPRPTSMTFLEVNRLELAAAEGAGAGLGRAGSAGFLRGASLWSSQRWQVLRGGGGPGPRRGLSALRKSFSFRLRRGQEIRRAESGPLPRARTRSDGDASSLGAFPSRRDLLLGAEAPRAAPEPGRPRAAAGLWRLLTSRFRRREPAPAPAPAPAEPLWSRRAAAAPGLLGTPSDSFVNSQEWTLSRSVPELKVGIVGNLSSGKSALVHRYLTGTYVQEESPEGGRFKKEIVVDGQSYLLLIRDEGGPPELQFAAWVDAVVFVFSLEDEISFQTVYNYFLRLCSFRNASEVPMVLVGTQDAISAANPRVIDDSRARKLSTDLKRCTYYETCATYGLNVERVFQDVAQKVVALRKKQQLAIGPCKSLPNSPSHSAVSAASIPAVHINQATNGGSSAFSDYSSSVPSTPSISQRELRIETIAASSTPTPIRKQSKRRSNIFTICATVSNFSSTKRPFQLLPN; via the exons ATGGAGCAGGGCCGGCCGCCGGGCGACAACTACAGCCAGGAGCGGCCCGCCGGCTGCCGTCGCGCCCTCAGCGTCTGCGACTCGCTGGACGTGCACGGCGCCCCGGCTgaccgcgccgccgccgccctgcaGGCCGCCCTGTGCGCCGCGCGTGAGCAGCCGGCGCGGCCGCGGAGCGTATGCTCGGGCGCCTCGGGCCGGTCGCCCGCCGGGCCCCGCAGCCTGCTGCTCGGCCTCCTGCGCCCGCGCCTTGGCCGCCGGGGCCCTGCCGACGGGCCGCCGCCGGCTCCCGGACCCGAGCCTGCGGGGCGCCCCGGCTCGGCCGCGAGCACCCCGGCGTCCAGCCCCGCGCCCAGCCCCGCGCCGGCCCGGCGCAGCCGCCCTCGGGGGAGCCCGGCCCCGCGGCCCACCAGCATGACGTTCCTGGAGGTGAACCGCCTGGAGCTGGCGGCGGCCGAGGGCGCGGGCGCGGGGCTGGGCCGCGCGGGTAGCGCGGGCTTCCTGCGGGGCGCCTCGCTGTGGAGCAGCCAGCGCTGGCAGGTGctgcgcggcggcggcggcccgggccCCCGGCGCGGCCTCTCCGCGCTGAGGAAGAGCTTCAGCTTCCGCCTGCGCCGCGGCCAGGAGATCCGGCGCGCCGAGTCGGGGCCCCTGCCCCGGGCGCGCACCCGCAGCGACGGCGACGCCAGCTCCCTGGGCGCCTTCCCCAGCCGCCGCGACCTGCTGCTGGGCGCCGAGGCCCCGCGCGCCGCGCCCGAGCCCGGccgcccccgcgccgccgccggcCTCTGGAGGCTGCTCACCAGCCGCTTCCGCCGGAGGGAGCCCGcacccgcgcccgcgcccgcgcccgccgaGCCGCTGTGGAGCCGCCGGGCGGCCGCGGCCCCGGGGCTCCTGGGCACACCAAGCG ACTCCTTTGTGAACAGCCAGGAGTGGACCCTGAGCCGCTCGGTGCCGGAGCTTAAAGTG GGCATTGTGGGAAACCTGTCTAGTGGGAAGTCGGCCCTGGTGCACCGCTATCTGACGGGGACCTATGTCCAGGAGGAGTCCCCTGAAG GGGGTCGGTTTAAGAAGGAGATTGTGGTGGATGGCCAGAGTTACCTGCTGCTGATCCGAGATGAAGGAGGTCCCCCTGAGCTCCAG TTTGCTGCCTGGGTGGACGCGGTGGTGTTTGTGTTCAGCCTGGAGGATGAAATCAGCTTCCAGACCGTGTACAACTACTTCCTGCGGCTCTGCAGCTTCCGCAACGCGAGCGAGGTGCCCATGGTGCTGGTGGGCACGCAGG ATGCCATCAGTGCCGCAAACCCCCGAGTCATCGACGACAGCAGGGCCCGCAAGCTCTCCACAGACTTGAAGCGCTGCACCTACTATGAGACGTGCGCGACCTACGGGCTCAACGTGGAGCGCGTCTTCCAGGACG TGGCCCAGAAGGTAGTGGCCTTGCGGAAGAAGCAGCAGCTGGCCATCGGGCCCTGCAAGTCACTGCCCAACTCCCCCAGCCACTCGGCAGTGTCCGCCGCCTCCATCCCGGCCGTGCACATCAACCAG GCCACGAATGGCGGCAGCAGCGCCTTCAGCGACTACTCATCCTcagtcccctccacccccagcatcAGCCAGCGGGAGCTGCGCATCGAGACCATCgctgcctcctccacccccacaccCATCCGCAAGCAGTCCAAGCGGCGCTCCAACATCTTCACG ATATGTGCCACTGTTTCCAACTTTTCATCAACAAAAAGGCCTTTCCAACTCCTTCCAAATTAG